Proteins from a genomic interval of Yarrowia lipolytica chromosome 1E, complete sequence:
- a CDS encoding uncharacterized protein (Compare to YALI0E30415g, highly similar to uniprot|P01149 Saccharomyces cerevisiae YPL187w MFalpha1 mating pheromone alpha-1 precursor, similar to Saccharomyces cerevisiae MF(ALPHA)2 (YGL089C) and MF(ALPHA)1 (YPL187W); ancestral locus Anc_6.185) — protein sequence MKFSTIALSIMAAVAIAAPIAQEPAAEVPVAPEAPAAPNMDDLPKQLQGLQGVLQNVLFTNDNEQFFIVEDDDGTRSLLIVDTTLIGSEGLAKREANPEAWRWFWLPGYGEPNWKRDAMPADVDKEKREANPEAWRWFWLPGYGEPNWKRDAMPADVDKEKREANPEAWRWFWLPGYGEPNW from the coding sequence atgaagttctctaCTATTGCCCTTTCAATCAtggctgctgttgccatTGCTGCTCCCATTGCGCaggagcctgctgctgaggtCCCTGTCGCCCCTGAGGCGCCTGCGGCTCCCAACATGGACGACCTCcccaagcagctccaggGTCTTCAGGGTGTTCTTCAGAATGTCCTCTTCACCAACGATAACGAGCAGTTCTTCATTgtcgaggacgacgacggcACTCGATCTTTGCTCATTGTCGACACTACTCTGATCGGATCAGAGGGTCTTGCCAAGCGAGAGGCCAACCCTGAGGCTTGGCGATGGTTCTGGCTGCCTGGCTACGGTGAGCCCAACTGGAAGCGCGATGCTATGCCCGCTGACGTCGATAAGGAGAAGCGTGAGGCCAACCCTGAGGCTTGGCGATGGTTCTGGCTGCCTGGCTACGGTGAGCCCAACTGGAAGCGCGATGCTATGCCCGCTGACGTCGATAAGGAGAAGCGTGAGGCCAACCCTGAGGCTTGGCGATGGTTCTGGCTGCCTGGTTACGGTGAGCCCAACTGGTAA
- a CDS encoding uncharacterized protein (Compare to YALI0E30525g, weakly similar to wi|NCU08967.1 Neurospora crassa NCU08967.1 predicted protein (36419 - 34195), similar to Saccharomyces cerevisiae YLR392C; ancestral locus Anc_4.252), which translates to MSFSSSRVEVRLDDPKRYYSHGDTISGTAVVKLNQDETIKEIVAKLEGVARIVVPAGSVNAEGRAKKKDKDKDKEATVTFLHIQQVIFPDPKTSRVTSGKLTLGAGTYEYKFRFKIPEDTPDQARGARLLKGKSVSRFIDDIDHGHAFCNRLPPSMAPTAGKAASIDYFIKVTVQRPSVFKINLRNHDAFLFLPLDPRPLNSAEMSRTSFIRRDHNLTLAGFRPDDNRGFLKKMFGSGGGSDTPHWHFFLELQMSCPVIAKAAPFLPFKFLVVFDQPPPQQRLFLKGLTIVLVTTCQVAIEEYEHTFFNEEVIFNATNLPYTVPLNKATPVPGQPRLRAALIDPNIYKDARIPSHVSPTFTTQNIAKAYELKVSAAFCFNDGPVEVIELRKPQDIWSGISAGSRNYKGRQPTSPNPAAVTAPPPGYPPEKSGGPPAGYPPEKVRPQGPPSGYPPEKMPPPKPNRPQPASDPLGEKRRQEQHYADMEEREYQQSLQAALEESAAMAEAQGLSVPGPSSSAGPSSGALSSAGRPSSSTSSFTGSTPAPGGPGGYASHTPRPAGYSSSTVTSTNTGGPSSSLGVPPHHTGSTTTSTSMGTTVHTTGSTMNTYSTDATMVDPVPQEGDGLPSYDEVWREGR; encoded by the exons ATGAGTTTTTCGAGCAGCCGAGTCGAGGTCAGAC TCGATGACCCTAAACGCTACTATTCACATGGTGACACTATTTCAGGCACGGCAGTGGTCAAGTTAAACCAAGAtgagaccatcaaggagattgtaGCCAAGTTGGAAGGTGTGGCTCGAATTGTGGTTCCTGCCGGAAGCGTCAATGCCGAGGGTCgagccaagaagaaggacaaggataAGGATAAGGAAGCTACCGTCACTTTTCTGCACATTCAACAGGTCATTTTCCCTGATCCGAAGACATCAAGAGTGACCTCTGGAAAGCTGACCCTCGGTGCAGGTACATATGAGTACAAATTCCGATTCAAGATTCCAGAAGATACTCCTGACCAAGCTCGAGGAGCTAGACTGCTCAAGGGTAAGAGTGTCAGTCGGTTCATCGATGACATTGACCATGGACACGCCTTCTGTAACAGACTGCCTCCCAGTATGGCTCCCACTGCCGGAAAGGCAGCTAGCATCGACTATTTCATTAAGGTGACAGTCCAACGTCCCTCAGTGTTCAAGATCAACCTGAGAAACCACGACGCTTTTCTCTTCCTTCCTCTGGATCCTCGACCTCTGAACAGTGCTGAAATGTCGCGGACTTCGTTCATCCGACGAGATCACAACCTGACTCTTGCTGGATTCCGACCCGATGACAACCGAGGTTTCCTCAAGAAGATGTTTGGTTCGGGAGGAGGTAGCGATACTCCGCATTGGCACTTCTTCCTCGAGCTTCAGATGTCTTGCCCAGTcattgccaaggccgcTCCTTTTCTCCCATTCAAGTTCCTTGTCGTCTTCGATCAGCCTCCGCCTCAACAGCGGTTGTTCCTGAAGGGCTTGACCATTGTTCTAGTGACCACTTGCCAGGTTGCCATTGAGGAGTATGAACACACATTCTTCAACGAGGAGGTCATTTTCAACGCCACAAACTTGCCCTACACTGTGCCGCTTAACAAGGCCACTCCTGTTCCCGGACAGCCTCGTCTCAGGGCTGCTCTGATCGATCCTAATATTTACAAGGACGCCCGAATCCCTTCGCATGTGTCGCCCACGTTCACTACACAAAACATTGCAAAAGCTTATGAACTGAAGGTCTCTGCTGCCTTTTGCTTCAACGACGGTCCCGTTGAGGTCATTGAGCTACGAAAGCCCCAGGACATTTGGTCTGGTATCAGTGCTGGATCACGCAACTACAAGGGACGACAGCCTACTTCTCCTAACCCTGCTGCCGTGACTGCTCCTCCCCCTGGATATCCTCCGGAGAAGAGCGGAGGTCCTCCTGCAGGTTATCCTCCTGAGAAGGTTCGCCCGCAAGGACCCCCTTCGGGATACCCACCGGAGAAGATGCCACCACCTAAACCCAACCGACCCCAACCTGCATCTGACCCATTgggagagaagagacgTCAGGAGCAGCATTATGCAGACATGGAGGAGCGAGAGTACCAACAGAGCCTGCAGGCTGCTCTGGAAGAGAGTGCAGCTATGGCCGAGGCTCAGGGTCTTAGTGTCCCTGGtccttcttcctctgctGGTCCATCTTCTGGTGCGCTGTCTTCGGCTGGTAGACCCTCCTCCAGTACGTCATCGTTCACTGGTTCCACTCCTGCCCCTGGAGGTCCCGGAGGCTATGCTTCACACACCCCTCGACCTGCTGGGTACTCCAGCTCAACAGTAACTTCTACCAACACTGGTGGCCCCTCATCAAGCCTCGGAGTGCCACCACATCACACTGGGTCCACCACAACGAGTACTTCCATGGGAACCACCGTGCACACCACCGGTTCAACCATGAACACCTACTCCACCGATGCTACCATGGTGGACCCTGTTCCTCAGGAGGGCGACGGATTGCCCAGTTACGACGAAGTGTGGAGAGAGGGCAGATAG
- a CDS encoding mitochondrial 37S ribosomal protein bS18m (Compare to YALI0E30371g, weakly similar to uniprot|P40033 Saccharomyces cerevisiae YER050c RSM18 component of the mitochondrial ribosomal small subunit singleton, similar to Saccharomyces cerevisiae RSM18 (YER050C); ancestral locus Anc_7.223) — MPTLIPHLLYKVRVVGDVSYMSLLSKQSQNLSTFSHSSPIHTSTTHNKMLRTIRSVRSYSTEASAGAAAKRVMGRGMQQQKGQQKGQQGQRTRPSFMLNTKFTKGRKDQAQSDNYPKINNTLVPKFALGQIYTPFNMTVKAATQSKTEGAQKVDQFKEANFDPVKLWKDRMSLSHYVNYSGGISGSHTHHLSKQSHKKISKAIRRSRCAGIMPYLHKAPETLKGRGGM; from the coding sequence ATGCCGACCCTTATTCCTCATTTACTGTATAaggtacgagtagtcgGGGATGTCTCTTACATGTCTCTGCTGAGTAAGCAGAGCCAAAATCTTTCAACCTTCTCCCACAGTTCGCCCATTCATACAAGCACTACACACAACAAAATGCTCAGAACCATTCGATCGGTCCGATCTTACTCCACAGAGGCTTCGGCTGGCGCCGCCGCTAAACGAGTGATGGGACGAGGaatgcagcagcagaagggCCAGCAGAAGGGCCAGCAGGGCCAGCGAACCCGCCCTAGCTTCATGCTCAACACCAAGTTCACCAAGGGTCGAAAGGATCAGGCTCAGTCCGACAACTATCccaagatcaacaacaCTCTGGTTCCTAAGTTTGCTCTAGGTCAGATCTACACCCCCTTCAATATGACCGTGAAGGCTGCCACCCAGAGCAAGACTGAGGGTGCCCAGAAGGTGGATCagttcaaggaggccaacTTCGATCCCGTCAAGCTGTGGAAGGATCGAATGTCTCTGTCGCACTACGTTAACTATTCTGGTGGTATTTCCGGAAGTCACACTCACCACCTGAGCAAGCAGTCTCACAAGAAGATTTCCAAGGCCATTCGACGATCTCGATGTGCCGGCATCATGCCCTACCTTCACAAGGCTCCCGAGACCCTCAAGGGTCGAGGTGGCATGTAA
- a CDS encoding uncharacterized protein (Compare to YALI0E30503g, no similarity), with product MNDTRLLCTDGHVHTSSRTINEKWQWVSFRLQSTYDGFFAQVDYPKIWVHGFLSWIYRNTVSAYDTLDVYSGMLMMAAESMKHDLFTCLEDVLVGWDIRSGSEAILIWERASIASSARVQNYIVEYVKADPLLVFADSGFYSLPSEMRSLLCKRVSDSRKIKTQRSVYLKSEDSDDESTEALEALTLDGLTATPYGSHRGASTMSVVRIPKSNLAGNKTSGTGNPAKASHKKNMSVPTNPAPSL from the coding sequence ATGAACGACACAAGACTCTTGTGCACTGATGGTCACGTTCACACTTCGTCCAGAACTATCAACGAGAAATGGCAATGGGTCAGCTTCAGACTCCAGTCTACCTATGATGGTTTTTTTGCCCAAGTGGACTATCCAAAGATCTGGGTTCATGGGTTTTTGTCCTGGATCTACAGAAACACTGTTTCCGCTTACGATACTCTAGACGTGTATTCGGGCATGCTTATGATGGCTGCAGAATCTATGAAGCACGACCTCTTCACGTGTCTGGAGGATGTGTTGGTCGGGTGGGATATCAGAAGTGGCTCTGAAGCAATTCTCATCTGGGAGCGGGCTTCCATAGCGTCATCGGCTCGAGTTCAGAACTACATCGTTGAGTACGTCAAGGCAGACCCTCTTCTTGTGTTTGCAGATTCGGGCTTCTACAGCTTACCTTCCGAAATGAGAAGCCTGCTGTGCAAACGGGTCAGCGATAGTCGTAAGATCAAGACCCAGCGGTCCGTATATCTCAAAAGCGAGGATTCAGACGATGAAAGCACCGAGGCTCTCGAGGCTCTCACTCTCGACGGCCTCACAGCCACTCCATATGGGTCTCATCGTGGTGCTTCTACCATGTCTGTTGTCAGAATCCCCAAATCCAACTTAGCCGGAAACAAAACTTCGGGGACAGGCAACCCAGCGAAAGCCAGTCACAAGAAGAACATGTCGGTACCAACAAACCCTGCTCCGAGCTTGTGA
- a CDS encoding uncharacterized protein (Compare to YALI0E30481g, similar to Saccharomyces cerevisiae PRO2 (YOR323C); ancestral locus Anc_7.71, similar to uniprot|P54885 Saccharomyces cerevisiae YOR323c PRO2 gamma-glutamyl phosphate reductase), with protein sequence MEIAQKAHLAATVLKTVSNDDRTATLKMVHDALREAKDEVIAANVKDLDAAKSANLSPSLIKRLDLSTGDKYDSMLQGILDVASLDDPVGKVTLARKLDDNLELYRLTCPVGVLLVIFEARPEVIANITALAIKSGNAAILKGGKESLHSFTAIAKAVTKALEKSKVPPGAIQLIATRDEVSSLLSQDQYIDLVIPRGSNELVKHIKDNTKIPVMGHADGICAIYVDQDANAKMAADIVVDAKTNYPAGCNSVETLLINEKVISDKWPTVASALVDANVEIRATPELIEALPADLKSHCKTATEEDFKTEFLAHIIAAKSVPTVEDAMAHINSHGSSHTDCIITDNETTAGKFLKGIDSAGVYWNASTRFADGFRYGFGTEVGVSTNKIHARGPVGLEGLVNYQYILKGNGQIAASYLGAGGDKPFKHEDLPLEN encoded by the coding sequence atggaaatcGCACAGAAAGCCCACCTCGCCGCCACGGTGCTGAAAACCGTGTCCAACGATGACCGAACTGCCACCCTCAAAATGGTCCACGATGCTCTTcgagaggccaaggacgaggtcATTGCTGCCAATGTCAAGGATCTCGATGCTGCTAAATCCGCCAACctgtctccttctctcatCAAGCGACTCGATCTGTCCACCGGCGACAAGTACGACTCCATGCTGCAGGGTATTCTCGATGTCGCCTCTCTCGACGATCCCGTTGGAAAGGTGACTCTCGCCCGAAAGCTGGACGACAACCTTGAGCTGTACCGACTCACCTGTCCCGTTGGAGTCCTACTCGTCATCTTCGAGGCCCGACCTGAGGTCATTGCCAACATCACTGCTCTTGCTATTAAGTCTGGTAACGCTGCCATCCTCAAGGGAGGTAAGGAGTCTCTGCACTCTTTCAccgccattgccaaggccgTCACCAAGGCACTGGAAAAGTCCAAGGTTCCCCCCGGAGCCATCCAGCTCATTGCCACCCGGGACGAGGTCTCCTCTCTCCTGTCCCAGGATCAGTACATTGACCTGGTCATCCCCCGAGGCTCCAACGAGCTCGTCAAACACATCAAGGACAACACCAAGATCCCCGTCATGGGCCACGCCGACGGTATCTGCGCCATTTACGTCGACCAGGACGCCAATGCCAAGATGGCTGCCGATATCGTTGTCGATGCCAAGACTAACTACCCCGCTGGATGCAATTCCGTCGAGACTCTGCTGATCAACGAGAAGGTCATCTCCGACAAGTGGCCCACCGTTGCCTCTGCTCTCGTGGACGCCAACGTCGAGATTCGAGCCACCCCCGAGCTCATTGAAGCTCTTCCCGCTGACCTCAAGTCCCACTGCAAGACTGCCACTGAGGAGGACTTCAAGACCGAATTCCTGGCCCACATCATCGCCGCCAAGTCCGTGCCCACCGTCGAGGACGCCATGGCCCACATCAACTCCCACGGCTCGTCACACACTGACTGTATTATTACCGACAACGAAACTACCGCAGGCAAGTTCCTCAAGGGTATCGACTCTGCTGGAGTCTACTGGAACGCCTCCACTCGATTCGCTGACGGTTTCCGATACGGATTCGGCACTGAGGTCGGTGTTTCTACCAACAAGATCCACGCCCGAGGCCCCGTTGGACTCGAAGGTCTGGTAAactaccagtacattcTCAAGGGTAACGGCCAGATTGCCGCCTCCTACCTAGGAGCTGGTGGTGACAAGCCTTTCAAGCATGAGGACCTTCCTCTTGAGAACTAG
- a CDS encoding uncharacterized protein (Compare to YALI0E30393g, weakly similar to DEHA0B02519g Debaryomyces hansenii IPF 9329.1, similar to Saccharomyces cerevisiae JHD1 (YER051W); ancestral locus Anc_7.224): MPNRCDFCTSSSTKDKQQWTQCDGCDRWVHDVCVSITDPVSYAKYHCPTCTKTKGPSLYKRQSKRKKIDIDYAAMHSGNVDMSLRTRHVHSSRFTDVAASAQNKEPFKRVSGTELTLDWAQSSDGLNEPVIVPKEYKDTLGMYIPEDLTVRQVAEAVGMESPVEVINVVSQNGSPGWNMGKWTEYYEDIEGRDTILNVISLEISASALGKTIVRPTLVRELDLVDRVWPTNTDAARESKPRVSLYALMSVEDSFTDFHIDFAGSSVFYHVLKGRKSFMFIRPTARNLAAYSQWCLSADQNVVFLPDVLSPDSDIYTVHLSPGDTMYIPSGWIHAVHSPQDSLVVGGNFITPLNMKTQIDIAGIEVRTKVPMKFRYPLFAGVMWYYVLQLLANPERLNTMSTKERDGLNSVAEYLSGFIKTMSPTMKDVQYRRFVANFPMEIRPFPGKTLLDYCAMLDFYPKGVQETVDIDIRKKKGESKEKHKIESQLPEEKILQGSKLESKEEVQTENF, encoded by the coding sequence ATGCCCAACCGTTGCGACTTTTGTACCAGCAGTTCCACCAAGGATAAACAGCAGTGGACACAATGCGATGGCTGTGATAGATGGGTACATGACGTGTGCGTCAGCATAACAGACCCCGTATCCTACGCCAAGTACCATTGTCCAACATGCACGAAGACAAAGGGCCCATCCCTCTACAAACGTCAGTCTAAACGAAAGAAAATCGACATCGACTACGCGGCTATGCATTCTGGCAATGTTGACATGAGTTTAAGAACTCGCCACGTCCACAGCTCGCGGTTTACAGACGTCGCTGCTTCAGCGCAAAACAAGGAACCTTTCAAACGGGTTTCAGGCACAGAATTGACTTTGGATTGGGCACAGAGCTCAGATGGCCTCAATGAGCCTGTCATCGTTCCCAAAGAGTACAAGGACACCCTTGGTATGTATATCCCAGAAGATCTTACCGTCAGACAAGTAGCGGAGGCTGTGGGTATGGAGTCTCCTGTTGAGGTCATCAATGTGGTGTCTCAGAATGGATCTCCAGGATGGAACATGGGGAAGTGGACAGAGTACTACGAAGATATTGAAGGTCGGGACACGATTCTCAATGTCATATCACTCGAGATCAGTGCCTCCGCGCTAGGCAAGACCATTGTTCGTCCTACCCTGGTCCGTGAACTGGATTTGGTGGATAGGGTATGGCCGACAAACACTGACGCTGCTAGGGAATCCAAACCTCGAGTGTCTCTGTACGCCTTAATGAGCGTGGAGGACTCCTTCACAGACTTCCATATCGACTTTGCAGGCTCCTCTGTGTTCTACCATGTTCTCAAAGGGCGGAAATCTTTCATGTTCATTCGACCAACAGCGCGAAACCTTGCAGCGTACTCCCAATGGTGTCTCTCCGCTGACCAGAATGTGGTATTTCTGCCTGATGTCTTGTCTCCTGACTCCGACATTTACACCGTTCATCTGTCGCCTGGTGATACCATGTACATTCCATCTGGTTGGATCCACGCAGTTCATTCCCCTCAGGACTCTCTAGTGGTCGGTGGAAACTTCATCACTCCTCTAAACATGAAGACTCAGATTGATATCGCTGGCATTGAGGTCAGAACGAAGGTTCCCATGAAGTTCAGATACCCGTTGTTTGCTGGTGTCATGTGGTACTACGTGCTTCAGCTTTTGGCAAACCCCGAACGTCTTAACACTATGTCTACCAAGGAGCGTGATGGGTTAAATTCTGTAGCTGAATACCTTAGTGGATTCATCAAAACAATGTCCCCTACGATGAAGGATGTTCAATACCGACGCTTCGTTGCGAACTTTCCAATGGAGATTCGTCCGTTTCCTGGTAAGACCCTATTGGACTACTGTGCGATGTTAGACTTCTACCCCAAAGGAGTTCAAGAAACTGTCGACATTGATATTAGGAAGAAGAAAGGAGAGTCAAAAGAGAAACACAAGATCGAATCCCAATTACCTGAAGAGAAGATTTTACAAGGATCTAAACtggagtccaaggaggaagtCCAGACTGAAAACTTCTGA